Sequence from the Undibacterium piscinae genome:
AAGCGGGAGGGGAGGAGTGCATAAATTTGATTTAAATTAAGAGGGAAATTATTGCTTACTTTAAACAATAATAGAAATAATGTTTATGCGCATGAGTGTTTTAATAACACATCGTTGAGACGAGTTAATTGTTTATTTGGTATCTGTTTGCGCTGTGTCTGGTTGCTTATCGGCCCGAGCTTCTTGATATACGGCATTGTTTGTTTGGTAAGTTGCCGAAAGAGCAGCCGATTTTTCGATATGTATAGCCAAGCGAGTAGTTCTGCAACTACACGATATGTCGCGATCTAGCGTTAGGGAGACCAGTTCTTTTGATTCGTGGAATACACCATGTCTGCAATCAAGATCTACGCGTGGCGCGATCGCCCGCCTGATAGGCGATCGCCACGGCGGTGATGACCTTGTAGCGTGTTGACTGTTTCCGCTGCTGTCGTGCGCAATTTGTCATGACCGCCCCTCCAAATGAAGCCTTCACCTTCCATGCACAGTTGTAAGGGCACGTCTGACCTTGATGTTTGCAGGATTGCTGCCGCAAGAATTTCTTGTAGGGGCCTAGCCCGCTGGAAATTGTCGTGCGCAATACTGCTTGTACTCCTGTGGCTACGCGTGGCGCGGCATCGCGCACCCTGGTTGGCTAATTCGACAATGTGCGGCGCCAGGCATCGCCGTTTCATCATTGTCGGCTTTAGGTTTGTTCATCGCTGCTTTCCCATTTACCAAAGACGAGTTGTGCCATATTTGCTTAAAAAGTGTGAGAGCGCAATATTTTGCTGCGACTGCGCCACCTTGTCCATGGCGGAACGATTTTTTCAAGAAACTTGGAATGCCTGTTCGTTTTTATGTCTGCACGCGGGTTGAAGGCGCCAAGGCGGCGCTAATGCTTGTAGCGCATCAGGCCTACTATTACATTTTGCGAATGTTGACCCTGCTGGCAGATTGCCCAATAATCATATATTCATTGTAGCTAGTCAATAATCGCAAGCCGTTTGTATGTTCAAGAAAGATTTAACCTCGTTGACGGCACCCTGACCTTGCATAGGCGGCTAATCAATTCGATAAAGCGTTGTGACTTAAATAATTGCTCGGGTCATCCAAGGTGAGTTCGAGCTAGTTTTGCGTTTCACGCCAGTAATGCCATCGGTCAGCTAATCATGCGGCCATAAGGTTTCGCTAATTATTGAACTGATACGCATAGCCTGCGAATATTTGCTGTCACGCTCTCCGTATCGGTAATGTCGTTGTTTTAATGTTGCTCCATGGCATTAATTGTTGCCACATCAGTTTCCGGTGTTTCCATTGCCGCTCCACGATCTTGGCGGTAGAGGTCAGCGTGAAAGTTAGTTTTCCACCTGATTCGAAACCGATATATTGTCGACCCTGCAATGAAAAATTTGCTGCGCCGTTGGCGATCGGCGGCTAATTCGGCAGCAGCATATGTTTTTTGGCCGAGGGCAATGTTGGCGGTTGCGCGTTGCTTACGCTAAGGGTGTCATTGCTAGCTATGAGTAGTCGGCGGGTTTCAGGCCTACTCTGGCTACCACCAGGCTATCGCTGCTTTTCCCCGCTACCGCGAATAATCCGGCCAAATCGCCAAAATTACTATCGACTGCACCTTGCAGTTTGGCGCTGTCCACTACCATGGAGCCATCTTTTTGTATGCTTATGCCCACTTTGGACAGGTTTGTGAAATTATTGGTGCCACCAATAACAGGTGCGTTCAATACGCCGCGTATCTGTGTTTCTATCGATCGTACGATCGATTCGCCATTTAATATAGCGCTGGCTTTGGTTTCCGGATTAAACGCCACCGCATCCTTGAGTGTTTTGCTCATGTCGTTGTAGGCTTTAACGAAGGCATTGACTGAACTGGTGATCGCAGCGGTGTCGCGCGCTACGCTGATAGTGCTAGCGCTGCCAATATTTGTCTTGGTAAGGTTAAGGGTTACACCTGCGATCGTATCTGTGACCGTATTGCTCGCCTTCGATACGGCGATGCCATCAACCTTAAATTCCGCATTTTGAGCGGTGAGAGTTTCTGAGAGCGCCTGATTGCCGGCTGGATCATGATTGAGTAGTCCTGATAGGGCGGTGCTTGTGCCGGGCGCGTCATCGGCGACTGAAATTTTCAGGCTATTGCTTTTGCCCGTCGCTGTGGTCGATAAGGCGAGGCGATATGGCGACGTGCCACCATCATTGACGATGGTCGCCGTGACGCCGATGTTGGCTTTATTGATTGCATCGCGTATGCCGGATAGCGAATTGTTGGTCCCGTCTATTGTGACAGTTTTAATTCCAGCACCATTGCTGGTGAAACTTCTGTCCGCACCGGTATATTTTCCTGAAGCGGCATCGAAGCTACCCGTGGCTCCAAGCGCTATCGTGCCAAAATCAAAGGTGATCACCCCGTTGCTGATGGGGTTAGTCGTGCTGGTCTGGCCAAGGGCTGCAAGCTTCTGCGACTGTGCCAATTTACTTATTTCAAGCGAGTAAACTCCAGCTGGTGCAGAAGATGTAGCGGACACGGTGGCAATGCCAGAATCAGACGCATTTGCGCGTACACCTTGAAATTTACTAATGTCTGCTAATCCACTGACTGCGGTTTGAAATTGCGAAATCGCACCTTTCAAGGTGCCAAAGCCGGTCAGTTTCGCCTGATAGCTTGCTTCCTTTTTGTTTAGCGCCACAATTGGCTGCTGTTCCGCTGTCATCAGTTTGGAAATGATGCCGTTGACATCTAGGTTGGAACCTATACCTGGTGATGAAAGTCCCACTTTATCCTCCTGACGAAAACCATAGTATATGTGTGAATCTGCGGCAGCAAAGCCAGCGTAAGAAGCACAATACTTAGTCTATTCAAAGTTTGCTAGTTTGGTCATTGCCAAAAACAATCAAACTTTTTCTTTAATTAATTTACCTATCATTTGATCGAGCGCCTTGGCAATTTCTATCGCTTCTTCGGATGGCATCTGGCGGATGACTTCTTTAGTCTGTGGATCGATGACTTTCACGACATTTTGCTTGCTGTCGGCATCTATAGAAAATTCCAGTCCTTGCGACAGCGACTGCATCGATTTATTGATGTCTTTTACCGCTTGCTTGACCTGGTCTGTCGATGGGGTAGCGGCGGATCTTTGCACTGCATCGGTAGTTTGCACTGGTGCTGCCTTTACTGAAGTGACAGGCGGCGCCAGATTTGGCTGCTTAGCTTCAAGCGGCCTTTGTGCATTCGTGGCCAGGTTGCCAATAGCTCCGATATCCATGATAAATTCTCCATTGTATAAACCCGGCTGAACAGGTTCAGCCGGGTAGACCATCTACATCTTCATACTTGTATCGCCAGTTAATCAATCACTGGCGATTGACTTCGGATTAACCACGCAACAGGGCTAATACACCGTTAGGCAATGAGTTCGCCTGTGCCAGCATCGCAGTACCGGCTTGTTGCAGAATCTGGCCGCGAGTCAAATTGGCTGTTTCTGAAGCAAAATCAGTATCTTGAATCCGGCTACGCGCAGCGCTAAGATTTTCTGATGTTGATTGCAAGCTGCTGATCGTTGTGCTGAAGCGGTTTTGCAAGGCACCCAAAGAAGCGCGTGAGGAGCTGATGTTAGCGATTGCCGAGTCAATGACTTTCAGGGCATCATTCGCGCCACTTGGGATGCCGTTGGTAAGTTTGGTGACGTCAATGGATGCTACCGAGCTCAAGGCGCTACCGACAGCACCGTTGGCGACATCAAATATGCCTGAAGTGTTGGTGTCGCTAGAGACGGTAAAAGCTGAGGCTGAACTAAATTTAACCGCGCCGCCTACGGTGGCAGAGTCTGCGGCACCGCCTGTTGCCGCCATTACAACCGCTGTGCCGGCAGCACCAGCGCTGGTCGTACCTGCGATCGTCACGGCGTTAGCTGATTTATTGCTAATACCTATATCGTAGCCTTTGTCTTGTGACAAAGAAATTGCGCCTGTAGTCAGGTCGGCGACTGCAGTGATACCAGTCTGTCCGCTTTGCGCATTGATCGCATTGGTTAAGCCAGAAACGTCAGTGGCAGTTGCCAACGTGGCTGAAATGGTGACCGGATTAGCGGTTCCGTCTGATTTCGGTGCACCTTGTATTTGTAAAGACACATTGCCGGCCGTAAAAGTGGATAGTGTAGCGCTGGTGCTGGCAGATGCTGTCACTCCGGTAGTGCCTGCTGCTGCATTGACTGACGCAGCAACCTTCTGTGCAGATGAACCTATGGTTAAGGTTGTGTTCGGAATCGTTGTCGCAGTACCGTTACCTTGGACAGTGATCGCTTGTGCTAAAAATACGTTGGCTGGAATGGTGCCAGTAACGGTGCTAGCGTGTGCTTGGGTCATGGTTGTCGCTACAGTTGCTGCATTAGCGCCAACTGTATTGTTCCCGATTGCATTGGCTTGCGCGCTGCCGATAGAGAAATTAATTGTCTGGTTTGCGTTGGCGCCGACCTGGAACTGCGCGTTATTCAATGATCCGTCCAGCATGTTCTGGCCGTTGAACTGCGTGGTGTTAGCAACGCGGTTAATTTCTTGCTGAATTTGGCTAACCTCTTGTTGCAGCGAGGAGCGGTCAGATGCAGAGTTAGTGCCGTTGGCTGCCTGGACTGACAGTGTACGCATACGTTGCAGCAGATCGGTAGTAGTGGCCAAGCCACCCTCAGCGGTTTGCGTGAGCGAAATACCATCATTGGCATTACGTGCCGCTTGATTAAGACCGTTGACTTGACCGGTCATGCGGTCAGAGATCGCCAAGCCCGCCGCATCGTCTTTCGCACTATTGATGCGCAGACCGGAAGACAAGCGCTGCAGGGATGTCGCCATGGCACCTTGCGATGAATTCAGGTTGCGTTGCGCATTGAGCGAGGCAATGTTGGTGTTGATCATTGAGGCCATTTTAATACTCCTTGACTAAGTTATTCAAATTTGGCGATTCGCCTTAAACTTTGGTCTGTCTAACTTGTACTTTCGGACCGCCGTTGAATTTGGTAACGGACGATGTTTTGAAATATTTAATTACTTAATGGAAATAAATATTTTTTTTTAGCCTTAAGTTTTTACTCATGCTCCGTTCTTCGGCAGGAATTTGAAATACTTTAGGGCTAAATAACCTTTATTTTCGGTACATTTTTTATGTGTCCGAGCAAAATTCGTAGTGTATTGACGGCTTATTGGGTGCTTGTCTGCTATTTCTTTGTGGCTAGGGGGCAAATCCAGGCTCGCGAGATGTGTTGCTAATTAATGCGGCATCTTTATATTGCTAAACAAGTGCATTTAACTTTAGGAGCTGTGGATTTAATCTGGGATGTCATAGCGGGGAGTTATTGACTGAGGCGTAGTCTGGGCGGTAGTTGTCAACTACCGTCAATAAAGATGCTAAGTGGATGTGGCCGTACCGTGAGGAGGGCGTGTCAGTTGTTATGGTGCCCAGCCCAAGCGGCAATGTTGATGCGGCTTTTCAGGCATGTGCAGCCAGCAGGCAATATCGATGCGCTTGCTGGCGGACATGGTTTTTATACCGCTTTGACCACCCGGTTCTTGCCGCTTTTCTTGGCTTCATACATCGCCTTGTCGGCGCGTTTGATGATGGAGTCTTGCGGTTCACGCGGCGCACGTAATGCGACACCGGCACTGAAAG
This genomic interval carries:
- the fliD gene encoding flagellar filament capping protein FliD, which translates into the protein MGLSSPGIGSNLDVNGIISKLMTAEQQPIVALNKKEASYQAKLTGFGTLKGAISQFQTAVSGLADISKFQGVRANASDSGIATVSATSSAPAGVYSLEISKLAQSQKLAALGQTSTTNPISNGVITFDFGTIALGATGSFDAASGKYTGADRSFTSNGAGIKTVTIDGTNNSLSGIRDAINKANIGVTATIVNDGGTSPYRLALSTTATGKSNSLKISVADDAPGTSTALSGLLNHDPAGNQALSETLTAQNAEFKVDGIAVSKASNTVTDTIAGVTLNLTKTNIGSASTISVARDTAAITSSVNAFVKAYNDMSKTLKDAVAFNPETKASAILNGESIVRSIETQIRGVLNAPVIGGTNNFTNLSKVGISIQKDGSMVVDSAKLQGAVDSNFGDLAGLFAVAGKSSDSLVVARVGLKPADYS
- a CDS encoding flagellar protein FlaG; translated protein: MDIGAIGNLATNAQRPLEAKQPNLAPPVTSVKAAPVQTTDAVQRSAATPSTDQVKQAVKDINKSMQSLSQGLEFSIDADSKQNVVKVIDPQTKEVIRQMPSEEAIEIAKALDQMIGKLIKEKV
- a CDS encoding flagellin; protein product: MASMINTNIASLNAQRNLNSSQGAMATSLQRLSSGLRINSAKDDAAGLAISDRMTGQVNGLNQAARNANDGISLTQTAEGGLATTTDLLQRMRTLSVQAANGTNSASDRSSLQQEVSQIQQEINRVANTTQFNGQNMLDGSLNNAQFQVGANANQTINFSIGSAQANAIGNNTVGANAATVATTMTQAHASTVTGTIPANVFLAQAITVQGNGTATTIPNTTLTIGSSAQKVAASVNAAAGTTGVTASASTSATLSTFTAGNVSLQIQGAPKSDGTANPVTISATLATATDVSGLTNAINAQSGQTGITAVADLTTGAISLSQDKGYDIGISNKSANAVTIAGTTSAGAAGTAVVMAATGGAADSATVGGAVKFSSASAFTVSSDTNTSGIFDVANGAVGSALSSVASIDVTKLTNGIPSGANDALKVIDSAIANISSSRASLGALQNRFSTTISSLQSTSENLSAARSRIQDTDFASETANLTRGQILQQAGTAMLAQANSLPNGVLALLRG